In Brassica rapa cultivar Chiifu-401-42 chromosome A06, CAAS_Brap_v3.01, whole genome shotgun sequence, a single window of DNA contains:
- the LOC103873190 gene encoding LOB domain-containing protein 27, with amino-acid sequence MSQIKTIHNPIGSLERFLDLLLISLIVYMTLKGGTSGACAACKYQRRRCAADCPLAPYFPAEQPKLFQNVHRLFGVRSIVKILENLDELQRPEAMKSIIFQSYVRDRNPVHGCLGITQQLQYMIWVAEEELKAVNSQLQLYRNGQNHPNPHNMMIHELGEKQDLTSQLDLGMGLPVNDNNQGNNTIPFFSPVSETQQQPPHMSYCSDQVNNHDYNPTPDSCKEVVNNHNTSLAWGQNQFPYNHHNYGFINQNEHCSEPKNNNSVMAIQSQLVNLQMASNQQEEEVDDQNYDEIHQFLEIIDESQSFTETKEVYASSSGESLKEPIDEVGEKELRRAATCFSLTSVN; translated from the exons ATGAGCCAAATAAAAACCATCCACAATCCCATTGGGTCATTAGAGAGATTTTTGGATCTTCTCTTGATCTCTCTCATCGTTTACATGACATTGAAAGGAGGCACTAGTGGTGCTTGTGCTGCGTGCAAGTACCAACGCAGACGCTGCGCCGCGGACTGCCCACTCGCGCCGTACTTCCCGGCCGAACAACCAAAGCTCTTCCAAAACGTTCATAGGCTATTTGGCGTTAGAAGCATTGTTAAAATACTGGAGAACCTAGACGAGCTTCAGAGACCGGAAGCTATGAAATCAATTATATTTCAGTCTTATGTTCGTGATCGTAATCCTGTCCATGGTTGCCTTGGAATCACACAACAACTCCAATACATGATATGGGTAGCCGAAGAAGAGCTCAAAGCCGTCAATTCCCAATTACAGCTCTATCGTAATGGTCAAAATCATCCTAACCCTCATAATATGATGATTCACGAGCTTGGTGAAAAGCAAGATCTCACATCGCAGTTAGATTTGGGAATGGGACTTCCTGTTAACGATAATAACCAAGGCAATAATACAATACCATTTTTCAGTCCGGTTTCTGAAACTCAGCAGCAACCACCTCATATGTCTTATTGTAGTGATCAGGTTAATAACCATGACTACAATCCCACTCCAGATTCATGTAAGGAAGTTGTCAACAATCATAATACTTCTTTGGCTTGGGGTCAGAATCAATTTCCTTATAATCATCATAACTATGGATTCATCAATCAAAACGAGCATTGTAGCGAGCCGAAGAATAACAACAGTGTGATGGCTATACAGTCTCAACTTGTTAATCTTCAGATGGCATCGAATCAACAAGAGGAAGAAGTTGATGATCAGAACTACGATGAAATCCATCAATTCCTAGAAATCATCGATGAGAGTCAATCTTTCACGGAAACAAAAGAAGTGTACGCTTCAAG CTCTGGTGAATCTTTGAAGGAACCTATAGATGAAGTAGGGGAGAAGGAGTTGAGGAGGGCGGCAACTTGCTTTAGTCTCACGAGTGTGAATTGA
- the LOC103873191 gene encoding hydroxyproline O-galactosyltransferase GALT6 — MRNSKLEKCTMFSKKRSIQILMAVGVLYMLLVTLEIPLVYRSGFNTLSHDPLTRPDHLGSELDLQERRRAPGRPFRSLIYQETVSVAPARSQRRRLSQEIVISGLKFDPDPSSRDESLELHESAKEAWEVGRKLWEELESGKALKALKEETKKKTVKLGSSSCPVSVSLSGSDLLTRGKVIELPCGLTLGSHITVVGKPRAAHSEMDPKISMGNEEDEAVKVSQFIMELQGLKAVEGEDPPKILHFNPRLKGDWSGKPVIEQNTCYRMQWSSAQRCEGWRSSDDEETVDGQVKCEKWVQENATSYSKEETNKATWWLSRFIRRSKKVAVEWPFPFTEEKLFVLMLTAGLEGYHVSVDGKHVTSFPFRTGFTLEDATGLTVTGDIDVQAVFAGSLPTSHPSFAPQRHLDLSRKWQAPSVSGEEVELFIGILSAGNHFAERMAVRKSWMQHKLIRSSKVVARFFVALHSRKSINVELKKEAEFFGDIIVVPYLDSYDLVVLKTVAICEYGAHQLAAKYIMKCDDDTFVRVDAVLREAKKTPTDRSLYIGNINYYHKPLRQGKWAVTYEEWPEEDYPPYANGPGYILSTDIARFIVKEFEQHKLRLFKMEDVSVGMWVEQFNNSVKPVDYEHSINFCQFGCIENYLTAHYQSPRQMICLWDKLVLTGKPHCCNMR, encoded by the exons ATGAGAAACTCGAAGCTAGAAAAATGCACAATGTTCAGCAAGAAGCGATCGATTCAGATACTCATGGCGGTCGGTGTACTGTACATGCTTCTCGTCACGCTCGAAATCCCCCTCGTCTACAGATCCGGATTCAACACTCTATCACACGATCCGTTAACCCGGCCCGATCATCTCGGTAGCGAGTTGGATCTGCAAGAGAGACGACGAGCTCCAGGGCGTCCTTTTAGGAGCTTGATTTATCAAGAAACGGTATCAGTGGCCCCTGCTCGATCTCAACGGAGAAGATTGTCACAAGAGATCGTTATATCCGGGTTGAAATTTGACCCGGATCCGAGTAGCAGAGACGAGTCCTTGGAGCTCCATGAATCCGCCAAAGAAGCTTGGGAAGTTGGGAGAAAGCTATGGGAAGAGCTGGAATCTGGAAAAGCCCTTAAAGCCTTAAAGGaagagacgaagaagaagactgtGAAGCTTGGCTCCAGCTCATGCCCGGTCTCCGTTTCCTTATCCGGGTCGGATCTTTTGACACGTGGGAAGGTCATTGAGCTTCCTTGTGGGTTAACACTCGGATCACACATCACGGTGGTGGGGAAGCCACGCGCTGCACACTCTGAGATGGACCCGAAGATATCAATGGggaatgaagaagatgaagctgTGAAGGTTTCGCAGTTTATAATGGAGCTTCAAGGGCTGAAGGCAGTGGAAGGGGAAGATCCGCCTAAGATTCTTCATTTCAATCCAAGGCTTAAGGGTGACTGGAGTGGTAAGCCTGTGATTGAGCAGAACACTTGTTACAGGATGCAATGGAGCTCGGCGCAACGTTGTGAGGGCTGGAGATCGAGTGATGATGAAGAAACAG TTGATGGTCAGGTTAAGTGTGAGAAGTGGGTTCAAGAAAATGCTACTTCTTATTCTAAAGAAGAGACTAACAAGGCAACATGGTGGCTGAGTCGGTTTATTCGCAGGAGCAAGAAAGTAGCTGTAGAATGGCCATTTCCATTCACTGAGGAGAAGCTCTTCGTGCTTATGCTAACTGCTGGATTGGAAGGTTACCATGTTAGTGTCGATGGGAAACATGTCACATCTTTCCCTTTCCGAACT GGGTTTACGCTTGAGGATGCTACTGGTCTAACTGTTACTGGAGACATAGATGTTCAAGCTGTTTTCGCTGGCTCTCTCCCAACCTCGCACCCTAGTTTTGCTCCTCAGAGGCATCTTGATCTCTCAAGAAAGTGGCAGGCCCCATCAGTTTCTGGTGAAGAAGTTGAGTTATTCATTGGTATCCTCTCTGCTGGTAATCATTTTGCTGAGCGGATGGCTGTGAGGAAGTCTTGGATGCAACATAAACTTATCAGATCTTCCAAAGTAGTGGCTCGGTTCTTTGTAGCATTG CACTCAAGGAAGTCAATCAATGTGGAGCTAAAGAAGGAAGCTGAGTTCTTTGGGGACATAATTGTAGTGCCTTATTTGGACAGCTATGATCTAGTTGTCCTGAAAACTGTTGCAATTTGCGAGTATGGG GCTCATCAGTTAGCTGCCAAATACATAATGAAGTGTGACGATGACACATTTGTCCGAGTAGATGCAGTTCTTAGGGAAGCAAAGAAGACACCCACAGATCGAAGCTTGTACATTGGCAACATCAACTATTATCACAAGCCTCTTCGCCAGGGGAAGTGGGCTGTTACATATGAG GAATGGCCAGAGGAAGACTATCCACCTTATGCCAATGGACCTGGCTACATATTATCAACAGATATCGCTCGTTTCATCGTTAAAGAGTTTGAGCAACACAAACTAAGG TTATTCAAAATGGAAGACGTGAGCGTGGGAATGTGGGTGGAACAGTTCAACAACAGCGTGAAACCAGTGGATTATGAGCACAGCATTAACTTCTGCCAGTTTGGTTGCATAGAGAATTACTTAACGGCGCATTACCAATCGCCAAGACAGATGATCTGCTTGTGGGACAAATTGGTCTTGACGGGCAAACCTCATTGCTGCAACATGAGATGA
- the LOC103873193 gene encoding uncharacterized protein LOC103873193, which yields MVAISMYRGNLHKVPDVPRRWTMPDRNLSFKDFKSLLHRRKRALSRLSPNSNPNPSHNVKSELVTDRKDAIPCERPGSSGKQKLVEVKREEVNGNQVREEENGRIEGARAGGSGGGDRVMELLSNNETNNAPHEEAANDKAEAKETAEEVVPSEIEKEEKQVEERLQVLNAKKHNLVQVLKLILSAEEELKRRSSITQQPGTTASRPSLPLHVDVSNDSGGNAGTHMEGGETNDAGNHNNAQTPSVLRLCGASSSSESPLRRAAAFSQHNMAPHPSRWSPRVGPTQPGNPSAAAGGGTVSASGTNYIASSPSPAGSGGTSVFRETRLQSPGN from the exons atggtgGCGATATCCATGTACAGAGGCAACCTTCACAAAGTTCCCGACGTTCCTCGCCGGTGGACTATGCCGGATCGAAATCTCTCTTTTAAAGACTTCAAATCTCTCCTTCACCGCCGCAAGCGAGCTCTTTCTCGTCTCTCCCCTAATTCTAACCCTAACCCGAGCCATAACGTCAAGTCTGAGCTGGTTACGGATCGGAAGGATGCGATTCCATGTGAACGGCCCGGTTCGTCGGGGAAACAGAAGCTTGTTGAGGTGAAGAGAGAGGAGGTTAATGGGAACCAGGTTAGGGAAGAGGAGAATGGCAGAATTGAAGGAGCTCGAGCAGGAGGATCGGGCGGTGGAGATCGAGTGATGGAATTGCTATCGAATAATGAAACCAATAATGCACCACACGAGGAAGCCGCGAACGATAAGGCGGAG GCAAAGGAAACAGCTGAAGAAGTAGTACCAAGCGAaatagagaaagaagagaaacaagTTGAGGAGAGATTACAAGTGTTGAATGCAAAGAAACACAATCTCGTCCAAGTTCTTAAGCTG ATTCTGAGTGCTGAGGAAGAATTGAAAAGGCGCAGCAGCATCACGCAACAGCCAGGAACAACAGCGTCTCGTCCTTCTCTTCCACTCCATGTAGATGTCTCTAATGACTCTGGAGGTAATGCTGGTACTCACATGGAAGGTGGAGAAACGAATGATGCAGGGAATCATAATAATGCTCAAACTCCCAGTGTTCTTCGACTATGCGGTGCTTCTTCATCATCTGAATCTCCGCTCAGAAGAGCAGCCGCTTTTTCACAACACAATATG GCTCCGCATCCTTCTCGATGGAGCCCACGGGTGGGTCCAACTCAACCGGGGAATCCAAGTGCTGCTGCAGGAGGAGGCACTGTGTCTGCGTCAGGAACAAACTACATAGCTTCATCACCTTCACCAGCTGGTTCTGGTGGCACTTCTGTTTTCAGAGAAACACGGCTACAGAGCCCAGGGAATTAG
- the LOC103873195 gene encoding succinate dehydrogenase subunit 7A, mitochondrial, protein MAFLLKNNSISSHLRSSSQKMDGGALGQSRRGFHVELGAREKDLLAENDALRRFKSHKKGVRQLKRIGDVITAVVVAGCCYEIYARATMKKEA, encoded by the exons ATGGCGTTTTTGCTCAAGAACAACTCGATTTCATCTCACCTCCGATCTTCTTCCCAG AAGATGGATGGGGGCGCCCTAGGTCAATCCCGTCGGGGGTTCCATGTGGAGCTAGGAGCTCGCGAGAAAGAT CTATTGGCTGAGAATGATGCTTTGAGGAGATTCAAGTCGCATAAGAAAGGAGTGCGCCAATTGAAAAGAATTGGAGATGTGATCACTGCTGTCGTTGTTGCTG GGTGCTGCTATGAGATCTATGCGAGAGCAACTATGAAAAAGGAAGCTTAG